One stretch of Candidatus Zixiibacteriota bacterium DNA includes these proteins:
- a CDS encoding methyltransferase domain-containing protein, which produces MSAIDYDREYSRIPDYFGSEPEELLTQHVHLIDDSLPVLDIGAGQGRHSFYLACRNYRVIAIDPSQVAVDGINRIVEKEKLPIDAKALTFEDLYTDPESFSAVVVCGLIQMIDWDKIKLLIKRIDNWLAPGGYLFITAWTIADSSYEIHQIKSKPIGKNSFRTPAGQVCTFLEKNELKSIFSAYEPVYYHEGWGKWHTHGDGDPERHARAEGVFRKA; this is translated from the coding sequence ATGTCGGCGATCGATTATGATAGAGAATACAGCCGGATTCCGGACTATTTCGGTTCGGAACCGGAGGAACTTCTCACCCAGCACGTGCACCTGATTGACGATTCTCTTCCGGTGCTCGACATCGGTGCCGGACAGGGTCGCCACAGTTTCTACCTGGCCTGCCGAAATTACAGGGTTATCGCGATTGACCCCTCGCAGGTAGCAGTGGATGGAATCAACCGGATAGTCGAAAAAGAGAAACTTCCGATCGATGCTAAAGCGTTGACATTCGAAGATCTCTATACTGACCCGGAAAGTTTCAGCGCGGTCGTAGTCTGCGGATTGATCCAGATGATTGACTGGGACAAGATCAAACTCCTGATAAAGCGAATCGACAACTGGCTTGCCCCCGGCGGGTATTTGTTCATTACTGCCTGGACAATAGCCGACAGTTCCTATGAAATCCACCAGATAAAATCCAAACCGATCGGCAAAAACTCATTTCGAACCCCCGCGGGACAGGTCTGTACATTTTTGGAGAAAAACGAACTCAAGAGCATCTTCTCCGCTTACGAGCCTGTCTACTACCATGAGGGCTGGGGCAAGTGGCATACCCATGGAGACGGCGACCCGGAACGTCATGCCCGTGCCGAAGGCGTTTTCAGGAAAGCGTAG
- a CDS encoding MFS transporter produces MNIREHPTGFWFIFWGEYAERASFYGMKALLVLYMIDKLGYSDADSATVASIFTASCYIAPIIGGYVADRWLGKFRTIIYFAIPYIMGHIILGSFETSTGLYVALALLAGGSGSVKPNISTLMGLMYEQAGKSHLLSQAFSFFYMAINIGAASTMLTLPFIRDHYGYSAAFMAPTVLMVVSLGIFYLGKRHYPVEDVKSQYEKPRASAQKSEDRRITWRIMGLFALIVFFWSVFDQAYSTWTLFARDYLILDTFLGTIPPDAIQGLNPVLIVILTPFFAWLWSKTDKSEKVRLSSPKKMLIGFVLVIFCMALMTVAGFVAVENKVSILWEVFAYILMTSAELCISVIGLQLAFEEAPNHMKSRITALWWTTVFFGNILAGLFARVYTAIKPGEYFGLMTIMIIIVTIGFYFVGKRFEKPRQAEVDTQSLKS; encoded by the coding sequence GTGAATATCAGAGAACATCCGACAGGCTTCTGGTTCATTTTCTGGGGCGAGTACGCCGAACGGGCCAGCTTTTACGGTATGAAAGCCCTGCTGGTACTGTACATGATCGACAAGCTGGGTTACTCGGATGCTGATAGCGCAACTGTCGCTTCGATCTTTACGGCGTCATGTTATATCGCGCCGATCATCGGCGGTTATGTCGCTGACCGCTGGCTGGGCAAGTTCAGGACGATTATATACTTCGCGATTCCCTACATAATGGGACATATCATCCTGGGCTCGTTCGAGACGAGTACCGGTCTGTATGTCGCCCTGGCATTGCTGGCGGGCGGTTCCGGCAGTGTCAAACCGAATATCAGCACGCTGATGGGATTGATGTACGAACAGGCGGGAAAATCCCATCTTCTGTCCCAGGCCTTTTCGTTTTTCTATATGGCCATAAATATCGGGGCCGCTTCCACTATGCTGACTCTGCCGTTTATCAGAGATCATTACGGATACTCCGCCGCGTTTATGGCGCCGACTGTGTTGATGGTGGTATCATTGGGAATATTCTACCTCGGGAAACGTCATTACCCGGTTGAGGATGTCAAGTCTCAATATGAGAAGCCACGTGCGAGCGCTCAAAAATCGGAGGACCGGAGAATTACCTGGCGGATTATGGGATTGTTCGCATTGATTGTTTTCTTCTGGTCAGTGTTCGACCAGGCTTATTCGACATGGACTCTCTTCGCTCGCGACTATTTGATCCTGGACACTTTTTTGGGCACTATTCCACCCGATGCCATCCAGGGTCTAAATCCTGTCCTGATTGTAATCCTGACCCCGTTTTTTGCCTGGCTCTGGTCTAAAACGGACAAAAGTGAGAAGGTCCGGCTGTCGTCACCGAAAAAGATGCTGATCGGCTTTGTGCTGGTGATATTCTGTATGGCGCTTATGACTGTGGCCGGATTTGTGGCTGTCGAGAACAAAGTTTCGATTTTATGGGAGGTGTTCGCCTATATCCTGATGACTTCGGCGGAGCTGTGCATCTCCGTGATCGGACTGCAACTGGCGTTCGAGGAGGCACCCAACCATATGAAATCGAGGATTACCGCCCTGTGGTGGACGACGGTCTTTTTCGGCAATATCCTGGCCGGTTTGTTCGCGCGGGTATATACCGCGATCAAGCCCGGTGAATACTTTGGCCTGATGACGATCATGATAATCATCGTGACTATTGGATTTTATTTCGTCGGTAAAAGATTTGAAAAGCCACGTCAGGCGGAAGTCGATACGCAGTCATTAAAAAGTTAA